In Peromyscus eremicus chromosome 15, PerEre_H2_v1, whole genome shotgun sequence, a genomic segment contains:
- the Slamf6 gene encoding SLAM family member 6: MVVSRAPAPDSARQMMIWLFPLIFCLGSGNEVSRNSTRRTVMNGVLGESITLPLELPAGTKAIVWHYVGEASNYVGKVSHVTIILIIQLNKSENPHIMKTDPEWGKRLHITQSYALQVSNLTMADTGSYTAQIITEDSPPDFIIYILRVFERLSNLEVTNHTRVFENGTCEIHLTCIVENPNHTVSVGWQASGSTSLREPNLTVSWDPKNSNDQSYTCQAENAVSNLSISVSAQSLCTDCKCLESGAPGCRGSREGGHNLCLHLQRLGGRTEVLREEQARNNCFGDKKKCSGDKKDPRSCRKQPHSPTTDSHLYLSVLTIDSSQNTDTPGSPGNTVYAQVTHPVQEMEIPKSVKNDSMTIYSIVNHSRQPISPRMDTLKDIK; encoded by the exons GGAATGAAGTTTCACGAAACAGTACAAGAAGAACAGTGATGAATGGTGTTCTAGGGGAGTCTATAACCCTTCCTCTGGAGCTTCCTGCAGGAACGAAGGCCATCGTCTGGCATTACGTAGGAGAAGCATCGAATTACGTAGGAAAAGTATCACATGTCACTATAATCCTTATCATCCAGCTAAATAAGTCTGAAAATCCACACATCATGAAAACTGATCCAGAGTGGGGAAAGAGACTGCACATCACCCAGTCCTATGCTCTACAAGTCAGCAACCTCACAATGGCAGACACAGGATCATACACTGCCCAGATAATCACAGAGGACTCTCCACCGGACTTCATTATTTATATTCTAAGGGTCTTTG AACGGCTGAGTAACTTAGAAGTTACCAACCATACTCGCGTGTTTGAGAATGGGACCTGTGAAATCCACCTGACCTGTATTGTGGAGAATCCAAATCATACTGTCTCAGTTGGATGGCAGGCGTCAGGAAGCACCTCTTTAAGGGAACCAAATCTCACTGTCTCCTGGGACCCGAAGAATTCCAATGACCAGAGTTATACCTGCCAAGCCGAGAACGCTGTCAGCAAtctgtccatctctgtctctgcccaGAGTCTTTGCACAG ACTGCAAGTGTTTAGAGTCTGGGGCCCCTGGTTGTCGAGGGTCAAGGGAAGGTGGACACAACCTCTG CCTACATCTCCAAAGATTGGGAGGTAGAACGGAAGTCCTTAGGGAAGAGCAAGCTAGAAACAACTGCTTTGGGGATAAAAAAAAGTGCTCTGGAGACAAGAAAGACCCAAGATCCTGCAGGAAGCAGCCCCACAGTCCTACCACTGACAGCCATCTGTACCTTTCTGTGTTGACCATAGATTCCTCCCAGAACACAGATACTCCAGGCTCTCCAGGGAACACGGTGTATGCACAAGTCACTCATCCAGTACAG GAAATGGAAATCCCAAAATCCGTGAAAAATGATTCCATGACAATTTACTCTATAGTTAATCATTCCAGACAG CCCATTTCTCCCAGGATGGATACTCTTAAGGACATCAAGTAA